Proteins from one Desulfonema limicola genomic window:
- a CDS encoding molybdopterin molybdotransferase MoeA — protein MKKNLIGHSEALKLTFEHISPLESEIVPLTQSASRVSANELCSLVDSPSVDASLKDGYAVRSQEIENADEKNPVCLKLTGSASAGEQSTDIVEPGTAVRILTGAKIPGGADAVVAEEFTQKQDSSIIVKLFAEPGRNILLKGSDVARGEQIAAPGTLLVPGMVGLLAAAGYGEIPVIRNPKVAIIATGDEVVAPGRPLPEGKLFASNLMTLNAWCFRYGFTTMTDIVQDDALKIKEKLHYYNQTCDAVLTSGGAWTGDRDFVVSILEELGWNQIFHRIRIGPGKAVGFGILNNKPVFVLPGGPPSNLLGFLQIALPGLLKLAGHQNPKLPEMSVILEQDVDGRHIDWTQFIFGHFIAKHEQTFFRPLKMLSRLQSMARAEGIISIPEGKVHIPAGTQLSAQLLV, from the coding sequence CACTTGAAAGCGAAATAGTCCCTCTTACACAAAGTGCCAGCAGGGTAAGTGCCAATGAGCTTTGTTCCCTGGTTGACTCTCCGTCTGTTGACGCTTCACTTAAAGACGGCTATGCAGTTCGTTCCCAGGAGATTGAAAACGCAGACGAGAAAAATCCTGTATGCCTTAAACTGACAGGATCAGCATCAGCAGGGGAACAGAGTACTGATATTGTTGAGCCTGGCACTGCAGTCCGCATTCTTACAGGCGCAAAGATTCCCGGGGGTGCTGATGCTGTTGTTGCAGAAGAATTTACACAAAAACAAGACAGCAGCATTATTGTAAAACTTTTCGCAGAACCAGGGCGAAATATCCTTCTCAAAGGAAGCGATGTAGCACGGGGAGAACAGATTGCTGCACCAGGAACCCTTCTTGTTCCAGGAATGGTGGGTCTTCTTGCTGCTGCCGGTTATGGAGAGATACCTGTTATAAGAAACCCAAAGGTTGCAATAATCGCAACAGGAGATGAAGTAGTTGCACCAGGCAGACCCCTTCCTGAAGGAAAACTTTTTGCCAGCAACCTGATGACCTTAAATGCCTGGTGTTTTCGCTATGGCTTTACAACCATGACAGATATTGTTCAAGATGATGCCTTAAAGATAAAAGAAAAACTCCATTATTACAATCAAACCTGTGATGCAGTTCTTACCAGCGGCGGAGCCTGGACAGGAGACCGTGATTTTGTAGTAAGCATACTTGAAGAACTTGGATGGAACCAGATTTTTCACCGTATCCGCATAGGACCTGGAAAAGCTGTGGGTTTCGGCATATTAAACAACAAACCTGTTTTTGTCCTGCCTGGAGGTCCGCCTTCCAACCTGCTTGGCTTTCTTCAAATAGCACTTCCAGGGCTTTTAAAACTTGCAGGCCATCAAAACCCAAAACTTCCTGAGATGAGTGTTATTCTTGAGCAGGATGTTGATGGAAGACATATTGACTGGACACAATTTATTTTCGGACATTTTATTGCAAAGCATGAGCAGACATTTTTCCGGCCTTTGAAAATGTTGAGCAGACTTCAATCAATGGCAAGGGCAGAAGGAATAATCTCCATTCCCGAAGGAAAGGTGCATATTCCAGCAGGAACTCAATTGTCAGCACAATTACTGGTATAA